One genomic segment of Nerophis lumbriciformis linkage group LG20, RoL_Nlum_v2.1, whole genome shotgun sequence includes these proteins:
- the LOC133619192 gene encoding uncharacterized protein isoform X4, which yields MGNVQQLIGHPEEIPLQLLGGSSTLKQEDPHPSHIKEEEEDSQPPHIKEEEEERWITQEGECLLGQDEADLTNFPLTVVSVKTEDDEEKPQPGNLLAPLSDSESEDGVEVTLSSDTDSEGDMNTPRDKKHSKCSKKIRVKKSFSCSVCPKIFSNKGNFTQHMKTHSGEKTFDCSVCGKRFCHQKVLTEHVRIHTGEKPFKCSLCDKPFSRKRVLSQHMRTHTGEKPFNCSVCDKNFAQKRALIQHMRTHTGEKPFKCSACDKSFSQKSTLSKHSRTHTG from the exons ATGGGGA acgtccagcagctgattggtcatcCAGAAGAAATTCCCCTTCAACTGCTGGGGGGGAGCTCTACTCTAAAACAAGAGGATCCCCACCCTTCACATattaaagaggaggaggaggattcacagcccccccacattaaagaggaagaggaggaacgctGGATCACTCAGGaaggagagtgtcttctagggcaggaTGAAGCGGATCTCACCAACTTCcctctgactgttgtctctgtgaagactgaagatgatgaagagaaaccacaaccaggcaacctcttagctccactatcagatagtgagtcTGAAGACGGGGTTGAAgtaactttgagcagcgatacagactcTGAAGGTGATATGAACACTCCCAGAGACAAAAAACACTCGAAATGCTCTAAAAAGATaagagttaaaaaaagttttagcTGCTCAGTTTGTCCTAAAATCTTTTCTAACAAGggcaattttactcaacacatgaAAACGCACAGtggagaaaaaacatttgattgttcagtttgtggtaaaagattTTGCCATCAGAAAGTTTTGACTGAACACGTAAgaatacacacaggagaaaaacccttcAAATGTTCGCTTTGCGATAAACCTTTTTCCCGGAAAAGAGTTCTGAGccaacacatgagaacgcacacggggGAGAAACCATTTAATTGCTCGGTTTGCGACAAAAACTTTGCTCAAAAAAGAGCTTTGATccaacacatgagaacgcacacaggagagaaaccatTTAAGTGTTCAGCTTGCGATAAAAGCTTTTCACAGAAAAGCACTTTGAGCAAACACAGCAGAACACACACAGGATAA
- the LOC133619192 gene encoding uncharacterized protein isoform X3 yields the protein MSTKTGPHVYINVQRIGDVQQLIGHPEEIPLQLLGGSSTLKQEDPHPSHIKEEEEDSQPPHIKEEEEERWITQEGECLLGQDEADLTNFPLTVVSVKTEDDEEKPQPGNLLAPLSDSESEDGVEVTLSSDTDSEGDMNTPRDKKHSKCSKKIRVKKSFSCSVCPKIFSNKGNFTQHMKTHSGEKTFDCSVCGKRFCHQKVLTEHVRIHTGEKPFKCSLCDKPFSRKRVLSQHMRTHTGEKPFNCSVCDKNFAQKRALIQHMRTHTGEKPFKCSACDKSFSQKSTLSKHSRTHTG from the exons ATGTCGACAAAGACTGGACCACATGTCTACATCAACGTGCAGAGGATTGGAG acgtccagcagctgattggtcatcCAGAAGAAATTCCCCTTCAACTGCTGGGGGGGAGCTCTACTCTAAAACAAGAGGATCCCCACCCTTCACATattaaagaggaggaggaggattcacagcccccccacattaaagaggaagaggaggaacgctGGATCACTCAGGaaggagagtgtcttctagggcaggaTGAAGCGGATCTCACCAACTTCcctctgactgttgtctctgtgaagactgaagatgatgaagagaaaccacaaccaggcaacctcttagctccactatcagatagtgagtcTGAAGACGGGGTTGAAgtaactttgagcagcgatacagactcTGAAGGTGATATGAACACTCCCAGAGACAAAAAACACTCGAAATGCTCTAAAAAGATaagagttaaaaaaagttttagcTGCTCAGTTTGTCCTAAAATCTTTTCTAACAAGggcaattttactcaacacatgaAAACGCACAGtggagaaaaaacatttgattgttcagtttgtggtaaaagattTTGCCATCAGAAAGTTTTGACTGAACACGTAAgaatacacacaggagaaaaacccttcAAATGTTCGCTTTGCGATAAACCTTTTTCCCGGAAAAGAGTTCTGAGccaacacatgagaacgcacacggggGAGAAACCATTTAATTGCTCGGTTTGCGACAAAAACTTTGCTCAAAAAAGAGCTTTGATccaacacatgagaacgcacacaggagagaaaccatTTAAGTGTTCAGCTTGCGATAAAAGCTTTTCACAGAAAAGCACTTTGAGCAAACACAGCAGAACACACACAGGATAA